The Henckelia pumila isolate YLH828 chromosome 2, ASM3356847v2, whole genome shotgun sequence genome includes a window with the following:
- the LOC140882919 gene encoding uncharacterized protein, with amino-acid sequence MAQMGTYTFLFVLSILCIARVCNACPPSDRAALLAIKRNLREPYLGILDSWKGINCCRNWYGISCDPETHSVADINLRGESEDPIYEKANRTGFMSGTISPEICRLTRLSSLTIADWKNITGIIPSCIANLPYLRILDLIGNRLTGEIPSDIGRLSRLTVLNVADNLISGTIPQSLTNLSSLMHLDLRNNRISGTIPRDIGNLRMLSRALLSRNRLNGLIPNSISTIYRLSDLDLSLNRLSGPIPPSLGRMPVLATLNLDGNLISGTIPPSLISSDISSLNLSRNYLEGCIPNSFVQSSYFTLLDLSHNLLRCGIPSSILSAGYVGHLDVSYNHLCGPIPPGGPFDRLEASSFINNDCLCGKPLKLRCKP; translated from the coding sequence ATGGCCCAGATGGGTACCTATACCTTCTTGTTTGTGTTGTCGATTTTATGTATAGCACGTGTATGTAACGCCTGCCCGCCGTCGGACCGGGCAGCTCTCTTGGCCATCAAGCGTAACCTCCGAGAGCCTTATTTGGGCATTCTCGACTCGTGGAAGGGAATCAACTGTTGCCGGAACTGGTACGGCATCAGCTGCGACCCGGAGACCCACAGCGTCGCCGACATCAACCTCCGTGGGGAGTCGGAGGATCCGATTTACGAGAAAGCTAACCGGACCGGGTTCATGAGCGGTACAATATCACCGGAGATATGCCGTCTCACCAGGCTGTCGAGCCTCACGATCGCCGATTGGAAGAACATCACGGGGATCATACCGTCGTGCATTGCCAATTTGCCCTACCTCCGAATCCTCGACTTGATAGGGAATCGGCTCACCGGCGAAATTCCGAGCGACATCGGCCGGCTGAGTCGGCTCACGGTTCTGAACGTAGCGGATAACCTGATCTCCGGCACGATTCCTCAGTCATTAACGAATCTTTCCTCGTTAATGCATCTGGATCTGAGGAACAACAGAATTTCCGGCACAATCCCCAGGGACATCGGGAATCTACGCATGTTGAGCCGAGCATTACTCAGTAGAAACAGGCTAAACGGCTTGATCCCCAACTCCATCTCTACCATCTACCGTCTCTCGGATCTAGATCTCTCGCTGAACCGTCTCTCCGGCCCGATCCCGCCTTCCCTTGGCAGAATGCCGGTTCTCGCGACACTGAATCTGGACGGAAACCTAATCTCCGGCACGATCCCACCATCTCTGATCAGCTCCGACATCAGTTCATTGAATCTGAGCAGAAATTACCTGGAAGGCTGCATTCCAAACTCGTTCGTGCAGAGCTCGTACTTTACGCTACTGGATCTATCGCACAACTTGCTCCGGTGCGGCATTCCGTCGTCCATATTATCGGCGGGGTACGTGGGACACCTCGACGTGAGCTACAACCACCTCTGCGGCCCGATTCCGCCGGGCGGTCCGTTCGATCGCCTCGAAGCTTCTTCTTTCATCAACAACGATTGTCTGTGCGGGAAGCCACTCAAACTGAGGTGTAAGCCGTAA